One part of the Hirundo rustica isolate bHirRus1 chromosome 11, bHirRus1.pri.v3, whole genome shotgun sequence genome encodes these proteins:
- the LOC120757967 gene encoding tenascin-X-like isoform X1, with translation MSPGLCGVPRDVTGAVWCPQGCHQGYVVSPGMPQGLCGVPRDVIGAVWCPQGCHSGCVVCPGMSQGLCGAPRDVIGAVWCPQGCPQGCVVPPGMSPGLCGVPRDVIGAVWCPQGCPQGCVVPPGMSPGLCGVPRDATGAVWCPQGCHRVCVVSPGMSPGLCGVPRDVTRAVWCPQGCHRGCVVSPGMSPGLCGVPRDATGAVWCPQGCHRVCVVSPGMSPGLCGVPRDVTRAGDRGRVPALGAQLLGSRREILPWGRGNLPLCCLRGFAPLGRETTVCSTSSAWISRKKKPWPRVGMWAGEAEQLCWAWGTKKAPHPSPCRSVGVGMLLRCDISQSPPAPRGTGFNCPPSPGLLLSALSFASSWLRLLIHQTWTSPG, from the exons atgtcaCCAGGGCTAtgtggtgtccccagggatgtcacaggggctgtgtggtgtccccagggatgtcaCCAGGGCTAtgtggtgtccccagggatgccacaggggctgtgtggtgtccccagggatgtcaTAGGGGCTgtgtggtgtccccagggatgtcaCTCGGGCTGTGTGGTGTGCCCAGGGATGTCACAGGGGCTGTGTGGTGCCCCCAGGGATGTCATAGGGGCTgtgtggtgtccccagggatgtccccagggctgtgtggtGCCCCCAGGGATGTCACCAGGGCTgtgtggtgtccccagggatgtcaTAGGGGCTgtgtggtgtccccagggatgtccccagggctgtgtggtGCCCCCAGGGATGTCACCGGGGCTgtgtggtgtccccagggatgccacaggggctgtgtggtgtccccagggatgtcaCAGGGTCTgtgtggtgtccccagggatgtccccagggctgtgtggtgtccccagggatgtcaCTCGGGCTGTGTGGTGCCCCCAGGGATGTCATAGGGGCTgtgtggtgtccccagggatgtccccagggctgtgtggtgtccccagggatgccacaggggctgtgtggtgtccccagggatgtcaCAGGGTCTgtgtggtgtccccagggatgtccccagggctgtgtggtgt CCCCAGGGATGTCACACGGGCTGGGGACCGGGGCAGGGTGCCTGCCCTCGGTGCGCAGCTCCTTGGGAGCCGGAgggaaatccttccctggggaaggggaaaccttcccctgtgctgcctgcgTGGGTTTGCGCCTCTGGGCAGAGAGACAACAGTCTGCTCCACATCATCAGCCTGgatcagtaggaaaaaaaagccatggcCTCGGGTGGGAATGTGGgcaggggaggcagagcagctctgctgggcttgGGGGACGAAAAAAGCTCctcatccctctccctgccGCTCTGTCGGTGTCGGGATGCTGCTGCGTTGTGACATTTCCCAAAGCCCCCCGGCGCCCCGTGGCACCGGATTTAATTGTCCTCCTTCCCCCGGGCTGCTGCTCTCCGCCCTCTCCTTCGCCAGCTCCTGGCTGCGGCTGCTGATCCATCAGACCTGGACCAGCCCTGGCTGA
- the KIAA0513 gene encoding uncharacterized protein KIAA0513 homolog isoform X1, with protein MDVPVGNLIDFDSETPACDPSEPAAPAAPSDGGHPGDAGEEAAEESDATESADSENDMGDSPRHWRGYRRSSSNESFSSSHSTESAQDEATAERREFMRSYVEKIFTGGEDLDQEEKARFGELCSSENGKGREWFARYVSAQRCNSKCVSEQTFYRLMQSFALVLFECHQMDDFSPAKNLMTMCFTYYYIGKPHSLPLEAKEKPMGSIDSYLKSANTWLAEKKDIAERLLKNTSAKTENVKGFFGGLETKLKGPGTKKSDEGEDKAKEKLKKTASQQSPEEEKKGEKIYLYMHLKQQPIWHNLRFWNAAFFDAVHCERRKRSPTTRGNPGEEEEKREKWCHMTQEERDDSLRFNENITFGQLGTFIHNMLAFGLSKKLCSDFLKKQATIGNLDEEQYKLLSDHIEQMAAE; from the exons ATGGACGTGCCCGTAGGGAACCTCATTGACTTCGACAGCGAAACGCCCGCCTGTGACCCCTCGGAGcccgctgctcccgctgctcccAGCGACGGCGGCCACCCGGGGGACGCaggggaggaggcggcggaggAGAGCGATGCCACCGAGTCAGCGGACAGCGAGAATGACATGGGGGACTCTCCCCGGCACTGGCGTGGCTACCGCCGCTCCTCCTCCAACGagtccttctcctccagccacAGCACGGAGTCGGCGCAGGACGAGGCCACGGCCGAGCGCCGCGAGTTCATGCGGAGTTACGTGGAGAAGATCTTCACCGGCGG AGAAGATCTGGACCAAGAGGAGAAGGCCAGGTTcggggagctctgcagcagcgAGAACGGCAAGGGCAGGGAGTGGTTTGCGAGATACGTGAGCGCCCAG cgcTGCAACTCCAAGTGCGTCTCGGAGCAGACCTTCTACCGCCTGATGCAGTCCTTCGCCCTCGTGCTCTTCGA GTGTCACCAGATGGACGATTTCAGCCCCGCCAAGAACCTCATGACCATGTGTTTCACCTACTACTACATAG GGAAACCTCACTCCCTGCCCTTGGAGGCCAAGGAGAAGCCCATGGGCAGCATCGACTCGTACCTGAAGTCAGCGAACACCTGGCTGGCCGAGAAGAAGGACATCGCAGAGAGGCTGCTGAAAAACACCTCGGCCAAGACAGAGAACGTCAAGGGCTTCTTTGGGGGCCTGGAGACCAAACTGAAGGGTCCTGGCACCAAAAAGAGCGA CGAAGGTGAAGACAAAGCAAAGGAGAAGCTGAAGAAGACGG CGTCGCAGCAGAGCccggaggaggagaagaaaggggaGAAGATCTACCTGTACATGCACCTCAAGCAGCAGCCCATCTG gcacaACCTCCGGTTCTGGAACGCCGCCTTCTTCGACGCCGTGCACTGCGAGCGCAGGAAGAGGTCCCCCACCACCAG AGGGAAccctggggaggaagaggagaagag GGAGAAGTGGTGCCACATGACGCAGGAGGAGCGCGACGACAGCCTGCGCTTCAACGAGAACATCACCTTCGGGCAGCTGGG CACCTTCATCCACAACATGCTGGCCTTCGGCCTCAGCAAGAAGCTCTGCAGCGACTTCCTGAAGAAGCAGGCGACCATCGGCAACCTGGATGAAG aGCAATACAAGCTGCTCAGTGACCACATCGAGCAGATGGCCGCCGAGTAG
- the KIAA0513 gene encoding uncharacterized protein KIAA0513 homolog isoform X2: protein MDVPVGNLIDFDSETPACDPSEPAAPAAPSDGGHPGDAGEEAAEESDATESADSENDMGDSPRHWRGYRRSSSNESFSSSHSTESAQDEATAERREFMRSYVEKIFTGGEDLDQEEKARFGELCSSENGKGREWFARYVSAQRCNSKCVSEQTFYRLMQSFALVLFECHQMDDFSPAKNLMTMCFTYYYIGKPHSLPLEAKEKPMGSIDSYLKSANTWLAEKKDIAERLLKNTSAKTENVKGFFGGLETKLKGPGTKKSDEGEDKAKEKLKKTASQQSPEEEKKGEKIYLYMHLKQQPIWHNLRFWNAAFFDAVHCERRKRSPTTREKWCHMTQEERDDSLRFNENITFGQLGTFIHNMLAFGLSKKLCSDFLKKQATIGNLDEEQYKLLSDHIEQMAAE, encoded by the exons ATGGACGTGCCCGTAGGGAACCTCATTGACTTCGACAGCGAAACGCCCGCCTGTGACCCCTCGGAGcccgctgctcccgctgctcccAGCGACGGCGGCCACCCGGGGGACGCaggggaggaggcggcggaggAGAGCGATGCCACCGAGTCAGCGGACAGCGAGAATGACATGGGGGACTCTCCCCGGCACTGGCGTGGCTACCGCCGCTCCTCCTCCAACGagtccttctcctccagccacAGCACGGAGTCGGCGCAGGACGAGGCCACGGCCGAGCGCCGCGAGTTCATGCGGAGTTACGTGGAGAAGATCTTCACCGGCGG AGAAGATCTGGACCAAGAGGAGAAGGCCAGGTTcggggagctctgcagcagcgAGAACGGCAAGGGCAGGGAGTGGTTTGCGAGATACGTGAGCGCCCAG cgcTGCAACTCCAAGTGCGTCTCGGAGCAGACCTTCTACCGCCTGATGCAGTCCTTCGCCCTCGTGCTCTTCGA GTGTCACCAGATGGACGATTTCAGCCCCGCCAAGAACCTCATGACCATGTGTTTCACCTACTACTACATAG GGAAACCTCACTCCCTGCCCTTGGAGGCCAAGGAGAAGCCCATGGGCAGCATCGACTCGTACCTGAAGTCAGCGAACACCTGGCTGGCCGAGAAGAAGGACATCGCAGAGAGGCTGCTGAAAAACACCTCGGCCAAGACAGAGAACGTCAAGGGCTTCTTTGGGGGCCTGGAGACCAAACTGAAGGGTCCTGGCACCAAAAAGAGCGA CGAAGGTGAAGACAAAGCAAAGGAGAAGCTGAAGAAGACGG CGTCGCAGCAGAGCccggaggaggagaagaaaggggaGAAGATCTACCTGTACATGCACCTCAAGCAGCAGCCCATCTG gcacaACCTCCGGTTCTGGAACGCCGCCTTCTTCGACGCCGTGCACTGCGAGCGCAGGAAGAGGTCCCCCACCACCAG GGAGAAGTGGTGCCACATGACGCAGGAGGAGCGCGACGACAGCCTGCGCTTCAACGAGAACATCACCTTCGGGCAGCTGGG CACCTTCATCCACAACATGCTGGCCTTCGGCCTCAGCAAGAAGCTCTGCAGCGACTTCCTGAAGAAGCAGGCGACCATCGGCAACCTGGATGAAG aGCAATACAAGCTGCTCAGTGACCACATCGAGCAGATGGCCGCCGAGTAG
- the LOC120757967 gene encoding keratin-associated protein 5-1-like isoform X2, with product MSPGLCGVPRDVTGAVWCPQGCHQGYVVSPGMPQGLCGVPRDVIGAVWCPQGCHSGCVVCPGMSQGLCGAPRDVIGAVWCPQGCPQGCVVPPGMSPGLCGVPRDVIGAVWCPQGCPQGCVVPPGMSPGLCGVPRDATGAVWCPQGCHRVCVVSPGMSPGLCGVPRDVTRAVWCPQGCHRGCVVSPGMSPGLCGVPRDATGAVWCPQGCHRVCVVSPGMSPGLCGVPRDVTQAVWCPQGCHQGCVVCPGMSPGLCGAPRDVTGAVWCAQGCHRGCVVCPGMSLGLCGAPRDVTRAGDRGRVPALGAQLLGSRREILPWGRGNLPLCCLRGFAPLGRETTVCST from the exons atgtcaCCAGGGCTAtgtggtgtccccagggatgtcacaggggctgtgtggtgtccccagggatgtcaCCAGGGCTAtgtggtgtccccagggatgccacaggggctgtgtggtgtccccagggatgtcaTAGGGGCTgtgtggtgtccccagggatgtcaCTCGGGCTGTGTGGTGTGCCCAGGGATGTCACAGGGGCTGTGTGGTGCCCCCAGGGATGTCATAGGGGCTgtgtggtgtccccagggatgtccccagggctgtgtggtGCCCCCAGGGATGTCACCAGGGCTgtgtggtgtccccagggatgtcaTAGGGGCTgtgtggtgtccccagggatgtccccagggctgtgtggtGCCCCCAGGGATGTCACCGGGGCTgtgtggtgtccccagggatgccacaggggctgtgtggtgtccccagggatgtcaCAGGGTCTgtgtggtgtccccagggatgtccccagggctgtgtggtgtccccagggatgtcaCTCGGGCTGTGTGGTGCCCCCAGGGATGTCATAGGGGCTgtgtggtgtccccagggatgtccccagggctgtgtggtgtccccagggatgccacaggggctgtgtggtgtccccagggatgtcaCAGGGTCTgtgtggtgtccccagggatgtccccagggctgtgtggtgtccccagggatgtcaCTCAGGCTgtgtggtgtccccagggatgtcaccagggctgtgtggtgtgcccagggatgtccccagggctgtgtggtGCCCCCAGGGATGTCACAGGGGCTGTGTGGTGTGCCCAGGGATGTCACAGGGGCTGTGTGGTGTGCCCAGGGATGTCACTCGGGCTGTGTGGTGCCCCCAGGGATGTCACACGGGCTGGGGACCGGGGCAGGGTGCCTGCCCTCGGTGCGCAGCTCCTTGGGAGCCGGAgggaaatccttccctggggaaggggaaaccttcccctgtgctgcctgcgTGGGTTTGCGCCTCTGGGCAGAGAGACAACAGTCTGCTCCACAT ga